In one window of Gloeomargarita sp. SRBZ-1_bins_9 DNA:
- a CDS encoding cobalamin-binding protein gives MRLVSLLPSATEIVHALGLLPDLVGRSHGCDYPPEVVSLPICTAPKFNPQGDSQAIHDQVTALLQTAVSVYDVRWEVLRSLRPTHLLTQAQCEVCAVSLNEVVAAIATQLQPVPQVISLEPRTLAQVWRDMLKVGECLGVDAQPVVQKLLHRMTAIGKSVAGLPRPRVLCVEWLQPLMSAGNWVPELVELAGGEPLLATAGAHSPWLTWEQVVAADPDVVVLMPCGFDLARTLQEWATSPYPWGTLRTVQRGRVYAVDGNAFFNRPGPRLVESLAILAEILHPGVDWGMSSHYCAWAAVVPALS, from the coding sequence ATGCGATTGGTTTCCCTCTTGCCCAGCGCCACGGAAATCGTCCACGCCTTGGGGTTGCTGCCGGACTTGGTGGGGCGTTCCCACGGGTGTGACTATCCGCCTGAAGTGGTCTCCTTGCCCATCTGCACTGCCCCCAAATTCAACCCCCAGGGGGACAGCCAGGCCATCCACGACCAGGTGACGGCCCTGTTGCAAACGGCGGTGAGCGTGTACGACGTACGCTGGGAGGTCCTGCGTTCCCTGCGGCCTACTCACCTGCTCACCCAAGCCCAGTGTGAGGTGTGCGCCGTCAGTTTAAACGAGGTGGTCGCTGCAATAGCAACCCAGTTACAACCAGTCCCCCAGGTGATCTCTCTGGAACCTCGCACCCTCGCCCAGGTTTGGCGGGATATGCTCAAAGTAGGGGAATGCCTAGGGGTGGACGCCCAGCCGGTGGTACAAAAGCTGCTGCACAGGATGACGGCCATTGGCAAGTCCGTAGCGGGTTTACCGCGCCCCCGAGTGCTGTGTGTGGAATGGCTCCAGCCGTTGATGAGCGCCGGGAACTGGGTGCCAGAACTGGTGGAACTGGCGGGCGGAGAACCCCTACTGGCGACGGCGGGTGCCCATTCCCCCTGGCTGACCTGGGAACAAGTGGTGGCGGCTGACCCAGATGTGGTGGTGTTGATGCCCTGTGGGTTTGACCTGGCGCGCACCCTCCAGGAATGGGCCACCTCCCCCTATCCCTGGGGAACCCTACGAACCGTGCAGAGGGGTCGGGTGTACGCTGTCGATGGCAACGCTTTTTTCAACCGTCCCGGCCCTCGGCTGGTGGAGTCCCTGGCCATCCTGGCGGAAATCCTCCACCCCGGCGTGGACTGGGGAATGAGCAGTCACTACTGCGCCTGGGCTGCGGTCGTCCCGGCTTTGTCCTGA